GCGGGGTCGAAGGTCAGCCGGCAatatggcggcggcggcggtgacCTTTCTCCGGCTGCTGGGCCGGGGTGGCGCGGCGGCGCGGAGCCTGCCCAGGGGCGCCCGGTGCTTCGGGGTGCGGACCTCGCCGTCCGGGGAGAAGGTCACGCATACCGGCCAGGTAACCGCCGCGGCGCGGAAGGGCGCCCAAGTGGGCCCCCAGATCCCGCGGTCCAGTACCCTGTGTCCCTGGTCCCCCTGGTCCCCTGTGTTCCCCCGCGGTCCAGCTTCCCGGGGCCCCAGGCCCCACAGTCCCTTCCTCCAGTGCCCCTGACGCCCCAGGCCCAGCGCCCGCGGTCCAGTCTCCGGTGTCCCGCCCCGCATTGCTCCCGGCCCAGCCCCCGCAGGGGTACCGAGGGGCTCAGGCGTGCACGGCGTGTTCGCAGCTACTGTAGGGTCTGGTCCTAGAGCTTCTGCGACTGTAAAACAAGGCTGTTCCCCGGGGTAGCTCCTTGGTTACTGTGGGCAGGCTGCCGCCGGAGTCAGAAAGTGCCGATTGTAAGGGTCAAGTCTTATAATGTTTGTACAGTATTAAATACCACATTTTTACAACTCGGGGTCTGCTGTACCCTAAACTACAAAAACAGAGGTAGACGATAATTATAACCTGAAAGATGAGACAGTGGGTTCCTACGTTGTCAAGACATCACCAGGCAGGTTCAGAGAGAAGGAAGCTCTGGGCCCTGCCTGCTTGGAGGTTGGGGTGCCCCCCTCCCCTGAGCTGCTCTCTCCtctactccccccccccccccgctccttCCGGTTCGCATTGCTGCCTGTTGTCCTCTTAGGAATCCTGCTGTAAAATGCTACACTCACGCCCCATGTGTGTGATCCTGAACGGCCTAACCATTAAGGAAACACTTTTCCTGTGAGGTTTATGATTGATGTAAGATACAGAACTGGGCAGTAAAAGTCACACACTGTCTTTTTCTTTGCAGGTTTATGAGGATGAAGACTACAGAAAAGTTCGATTTGTAGGTCGCCAGAAAGAGGTACGTAAAAGATGTAAAAGAGAGGTGAGCTCATAAAACTTACGTAACCAGCAagacatgaaaacgaatatgtggaCTTTAAGTAAATTCAGGTTGTGAGCAGTTCAGGAGCTCTGGAATTCTGCGTTTCTTCTAAACGTTAaacatgtctgtttctgtttttcccccTGAAATACGCAGCGTGACGCCCTGCAAGGATAGTTGTGGGCTGTGTATAAATGGGAGCGACCTTTTTTCCATCCCTGCGCTACACCCCCTTTAAAAATTGCTCTTCCAGTCACTT
This window of the Camelus dromedarius isolate mCamDro1 chromosome 3, mCamDro1.pat, whole genome shotgun sequence genome carries:
- the NDUFS6 gene encoding NADH dehydrogenase [ubiquinone] iron-sulfur protein 6, mitochondrial translates to MAAAAVTFLRLLGRGGAAARSLPRGARCFGVRTSPSGEKVTHTGQVYEDEDYRKVRFVGRQKEVNENFAIDLIAEQPVSEVGSRVISCDGGGGALGHPRVYINLDKETKTGTCGYCGLQFRQHHH